Proteins from a genomic interval of Caldicellulosiruptor diazotrophicus:
- a CDS encoding CotS family spore coat protein — protein MIALREEITQFFDIEVFYFMPIRDILVLSTDRGLKCFKKIDYSIETLLFIHGGKEHLVSRGFIDIDRFNLSKEGLPYVMLGDEIYVLTDWIDARECELENPIELKAATEKLAMMHEASIGYTNVPEGARVRDDLGKLLTKFEKRCNEFLRMRKMAEKKKSTFDYEYLFTYSYYFDLAKEALEKLKSSSYLKLCDEAREKRGFIHRDYSYHNILYTHDGDVYIIDFDYLTYDLRIIDLTSFMQKVLKRIHWDIKTGESILNWYSNVSPLNKDELELVYIILLFPYRYWKTCNRYYNGKKSWSEKAFTNKLHEVIAEKEFHYDFIRWLEKQI, from the coding sequence ATGATTGCTCTGAGAGAGGAGATAACCCAATTTTTTGATATAGAAGTTTTTTATTTTATGCCTATCCGTGATATTTTAGTTCTTTCAACAGACAGAGGACTTAAGTGTTTTAAAAAGATAGACTATTCGATAGAAACGCTTCTGTTTATTCACGGTGGAAAAGAACACCTTGTTTCGAGGGGATTTATAGACATTGACAGGTTTAATTTAAGCAAGGAAGGCTTGCCTTATGTTATGTTAGGTGATGAAATATATGTACTAACAGATTGGATTGATGCAAGAGAGTGTGAACTTGAAAACCCGATAGAACTGAAAGCTGCGACAGAAAAACTTGCTATGATGCACGAAGCATCAATAGGTTATACAAATGTTCCAGAAGGTGCAAGGGTGAGAGATGATTTGGGGAAACTTTTGACTAAGTTTGAAAAGCGCTGCAATGAATTTTTGCGTATGAGAAAAATGGCAGAGAAGAAAAAGAGTACTTTTGATTATGAATATTTATTTACATACTCATATTATTTTGACCTTGCAAAGGAAGCGCTTGAAAAACTTAAAAGTTCAAGTTACTTAAAACTTTGTGATGAGGCGAGAGAAAAAAGGGGATTCATTCATAGAGATTACTCTTATCACAATATTCTTTACACTCACGATGGAGATGTATATATTATAGACTTTGATTATCTTACCTATGACCTTAGAATAATTGACCTCACAAGCTTTATGCAAAAAGTGTTAAAAAGGATTCACTGGGATATAAAAACAGGTGAAAGTATTTTAAACTGGTATTCAAATGTATCGCCACTGAACAAAGACGAGCTTGAACTTGTCTATATAATTCTACTTTTTCCATACAGATATTGGAAAACATGCAACAGATATTATAATGGCAAAAAGAGCTGGTCTGAGAAAGCATTTACAAACAAGCTTCATGAAGTTATTGCAGAAAAAGAATTTCACTATGATTTTATTAGATGGCTTGAAAAACAGATATAA
- a CDS encoding ROK family protein, producing the protein MYYIGIDLGGTNIAAGIVDEEGKIIKKGSVPTGAHRHYTEIMKDMAELSLNLVKECGLTLDDIHSVGIGSPGAPDNEKGMILYSNNIAFLNVPMREEIQKYIPKPVNIENDANCAAYGEYIAGGAKGTRISVTITLGTGIGGGIIIDGKIYTGAHHAGAELGHMVICVDGEQCTCGRKGCWEAYASATALIRMTREAAARNINGTIMKLVNGDISKIDAKTAFDAKRMGDSTGAAIVDRYVKYLAEGLANICNIFEPEVICIGGGVSKEGEYLLEPVRRLVYEKFYCKQVPMPKIIPAVLGNDAGIIGAALLAKQL; encoded by the coding sequence GTGTATTACATAGGAATTGACTTGGGAGGAACAAACATTGCAGCAGGCATTGTGGATGAAGAAGGGAAGATTATAAAAAAAGGTTCTGTGCCAACAGGTGCTCACAGACATTATACAGAGATTATGAAGGATATGGCTGAGCTTTCTTTAAATCTTGTAAAGGAATGTGGACTTACACTTGATGATATTCATTCTGTTGGAATTGGAAGTCCAGGTGCACCTGACAATGAAAAAGGCATGATTCTTTACAGCAACAACATTGCTTTTTTAAACGTTCCTATGAGAGAAGAGATACAAAAATATATTCCAAAGCCTGTTAACATAGAAAACGATGCAAACTGTGCAGCATATGGTGAATATATAGCAGGTGGTGCAAAAGGCACAAGGATTTCTGTTACAATCACATTGGGAACTGGCATTGGCGGGGGAATTATAATCGATGGGAAAATATACACCGGGGCACATCATGCAGGTGCTGAGCTTGGGCACATGGTGATTTGTGTTGACGGTGAGCAGTGCACATGTGGCCGAAAAGGGTGCTGGGAAGCGTATGCGTCTGCAACAGCCCTTATTCGTATGACAAGAGAGGCTGCAGCAAGAAATATCAATGGTACTATCATGAAACTTGTAAATGGCGATATTTCAAAGATTGATGCAAAAACAGCTTTTGATGCAAAGCGAATGGGAGACAGCACTGGTGCAGCAATTGTTGACAGGTATGTAAAATACCTTGCTGAAGGCCTTGCAAACATCTGCAATATATTTGAACCCGAAGTTATATGTATTGGCGGTGGAGTTAGCAAAGAAGGAGAGTATCTTTTAGAGCCTGTGAGAAGGCTTGTATATGAAAAATTCTACTGCAAACAGGTTCCAATGCCAAAAATCATTCCTGCCGTTTTGGGAAATGATGCTGGTATAATAGGGGCTGCACTTTTAGCAAAGCAGCTGTGA
- a CDS encoding SGNH/GDSL hydrolase family protein: MKIENGSKLLFIGDSITDCGRARPVGEGLHWNNLGNGYVSIVQAQILAKYPESGIRVINMGVGGDTVRHLRARWQTDVLDLKPDWLSIMIGINDVWRQFDNPLIPECHVYLDEYKSTLEELINLTKSNLKGLVLMSPFIIEDNKEDAMRKKMDEYRFAMKEIAQKHGAIFVDVQEAFDRFLKYYHSYALALDRIHPNLTGHTIIANEFLKAIGF, translated from the coding sequence ATGAAGATTGAAAATGGAAGCAAACTTCTTTTTATTGGCGATTCAATTACAGACTGTGGCAGGGCAAGACCTGTTGGAGAAGGTCTTCACTGGAATAACCTTGGCAACGGATATGTTTCTATTGTACAAGCACAGATTCTTGCAAAGTACCCAGAAAGCGGAATAAGAGTTATCAATATGGGTGTTGGGGGAGATACAGTAAGGCATCTCAGAGCACGCTGGCAGACAGATGTTTTAGATTTAAAACCTGACTGGCTTTCTATCATGATAGGTATAAATGATGTTTGGAGACAGTTTGATAATCCACTTATTCCTGAATGTCACGTATATTTGGATGAGTACAAGTCTACTTTGGAGGAGCTTATAAACTTGACCAAGTCAAACTTAAAAGGGCTTGTTTTGATGTCACCATTTATTATAGAGGACAATAAAGAAGATGCAATGAGAAAGAAAATGGATGAATACAGGTTTGCAATGAAAGAAATAGCACAAAAACATGGTGCCATTTTTGTGGATGTTCAAGAGGCTTTCGATAGATTTTTAAAATACTATCATTCATATGCACTTGCGCTTGACAGAATTCATCCGAATTTAACAGGACATACGATTATAGCAAATGAGTTTTTGAAAGCTATTGGATTTTAA
- a CDS encoding heavy metal-binding domain-containing protein gives MIVTTTPSIEGKKIVEYKGIVSSEVIVGVNLVKDFIASITDIFGGRSGTYENELIRAREEALQELQNRAAMLGANAVVGIDIDYEVLGANGSMLMVSVTGTAVVVE, from the coding sequence ATGATTGTTACAACAACTCCATCTATTGAGGGCAAAAAAATTGTGGAATATAAAGGAATTGTAAGCAGTGAGGTAATTGTCGGAGTCAATCTTGTAAAAGACTTTATAGCTTCTATCACAGACATATTTGGAGGAAGGTCTGGAACATATGAAAATGAGCTTATAAGAGCAAGAGAAGAAGCTTTGCAAGAACTTCAAAATAGGGCTGCAATGCTCGGTGCAAATGCAGTTGTTGGAATTGACATAGACTATGAAGTTTTGGGTGCAAATGGAAGTATGCTGATGGTTTCAGTTACAGGAACTGCAGTTGTTGTGGAATAA
- a CDS encoding type III pantothenate kinase, translating into MKDKLLVVDIGNTNIVFGVYKGKDLIASYRMKTDKEKAADEFGILMTQMLLYSGINPLDIMDVIISSVVPPIMYSFERAIQKYFGTNPMVVGPGIKTGLNIKTENPKEVGSDRIVNAVAVNELYGGPAVIIDFGTATTFCALSRKSEYLGGAIAPGIKISAEALFSHASRLHRIELQKPPNVIGKNTVHAMQSGIIYGYVGLVDYMVERIKEEMGEINAKVIATGGLARLIAEESKTIQIVNPILTLEGLRIIYYKNKQVSV; encoded by the coding sequence ATGAAGGATAAACTTTTAGTTGTTGACATCGGCAATACTAATATTGTGTTCGGTGTTTACAAAGGGAAAGATTTAATAGCAAGTTACAGGATGAAGACTGACAAAGAAAAGGCTGCTGATGAGTTTGGAATACTTATGACACAGATGCTTCTGTATAGCGGCATAAACCCACTTGATATAATGGATGTCATAATATCATCAGTTGTACCACCAATAATGTATTCATTCGAAAGAGCAATACAAAAGTATTTTGGAACAAACCCTATGGTGGTAGGTCCAGGCATCAAAACGGGACTAAACATAAAAACTGAAAACCCAAAAGAGGTTGGCTCAGATAGAATTGTCAATGCAGTTGCAGTAAACGAACTTTATGGAGGCCCTGCGGTAATAATTGATTTTGGAACAGCAACAACCTTCTGCGCCCTCTCAAGAAAATCAGAATACTTAGGTGGTGCAATTGCACCAGGCATTAAAATTTCGGCAGAGGCACTTTTCTCTCATGCAAGCAGGCTTCACAGAATAGAACTTCAAAAGCCACCAAATGTAATTGGTAAAAATACAGTACATGCCATGCAGTCAGGTATCATCTATGGTTATGTTGGTCTTGTGGATTACATGGTGGAAAGGATAAAAGAAGAAATGGGTGAAATAAACGCAAAAGTTATTGCAACAGGTGGTCTTGCAAGGCTTATTGCTGAAGAATCAAAAACAATTCAGATTGTAAACCCAATCTTGACATTAGAAGGCCTAAGGATAATATACTATAAAAACAAACAGGTATCAGTTTAG
- a CDS encoding 4Fe-4S binding protein, translating into MEILKRKNKKRLNLDKSRIERMFLFFVFFGVLVVGLFYPKIGLFAFVCMTGSVLLSFYKGRYWCYRFCPRGVFLDEFVAKASFNKNIPAVLKSKVAKAFMLTFFVVMMSANAILSGGDLERFGKGVVMLLWVTTLIAIILGILFRARTWCVLCPMGTVSGVVGKKRGVLKIDAQKCISCKLCNKNCPMEVEVCYFKENGNIESVNCIKCESCRLVCPKNAIEMA; encoded by the coding sequence ATGGAAATACTGAAAAGAAAAAATAAAAAAAGATTGAATTTGGACAAAAGTCGCATTGAAAGGATGTTTTTGTTTTTTGTATTTTTTGGAGTTTTAGTAGTAGGACTTTTTTATCCAAAAATAGGCTTATTTGCATTTGTATGTATGACAGGTAGTGTTTTGCTAAGCTTTTACAAAGGAAGGTACTGGTGCTACAGGTTTTGTCCGAGAGGAGTGTTTTTAGATGAGTTTGTTGCAAAAGCAAGCTTTAATAAAAATATTCCTGCAGTTTTAAAGTCAAAGGTTGCAAAAGCATTTATGCTTACATTTTTTGTTGTGATGATGAGTGCAAATGCTATTTTAAGCGGGGGAGATTTAGAGAGATTTGGGAAAGGTGTTGTGATGCTTTTATGGGTTACAACTTTGATTGCAATAATTTTAGGAATTTTATTTAGAGCAAGGACATGGTGTGTTTTATGTCCGATGGGGACAGTTAGCGGAGTTGTGGGCAAAAAAAGAGGAGTGCTCAAGATAGATGCACAAAAATGTATAAGCTGCAAGCTTTGCAACAAAAATTGTCCGATGGAAGTAGAGGTTTGTTATTTCAAAGAAAATGGAAACATTGAAAGTGTTAACTGTATAAAATGCGAAAGCTGCAGACTGGTATGTCCTAAAAATGCAATTGAAATGGCTTGA
- a CDS encoding ribonucleoside triphosphate reductase, with product MITKVMKRDGTIVDFDRKKIENAIFKAAKAVGGSDYSIAEKLTDQVIEILEQKFGYSIPHVEDIQDIVEKVLIENGHAKTAKAYILYRKQHQDMREFKNLFLDIENTVDQYIGKMDWRVNENSNMSYSLQGLNNHISTAVISKYWLNKIYPKEVAEAHINGDFHLHDLGVLGVYCCGWDLRDLLLNGFTGVEGKVASKPAKHFRSALGQIVNFFYTLQGEAAGAQAFSNFDTYLAPFIYYDKLTYTDVKQALQEFVFNTNVPTRVGFQSPFTNITLDLVPPSTLKDEPVIIGGQIMDRTYKEFQREMDMFNMAFAEVMMEGDAKGRIFSFPIPTYNITKDFDWDSPVVNKIMEMTAKYGLPYFSNFVNSDMKPEDARSMCCRLRLDNRELRKRGGGLFGANPLTGSIGVVTINLPRIGYLSKSEDEYFERLARLMDIAKTSLEIKREVLEDLTKKGLYPYSRFYLRDIYARYGEYWKNHFNTIGIVGMHESLLNFMGVGIDTKEGRKFAIKVLDFMRERIRKYQEETGILYNLEATPAEGTSYRLARKDKQMFPDIITSGKDEPFYTNSTQLPVDYTDDIFTALDHQEELQIRYTGGTVLHGFVGEKIDDIQVCKEIVKKIAYNYRIPYYTITPTFSVCPDHGYVAGEHFSCPTCGKECEVYSRVVGYYRPVQCWNKGKQEEFKFRKEYKIAVRR from the coding sequence ATGATAACAAAGGTAATGAAAAGGGATGGGACAATTGTTGATTTTGACCGCAAAAAGATAGAAAATGCAATCTTTAAGGCAGCAAAGGCTGTTGGTGGTTCCGACTACTCAATTGCTGAAAAGCTCACAGACCAAGTTATTGAAATCTTAGAGCAAAAATTCGGCTATTCAATTCCGCATGTAGAGGATATTCAGGATATAGTGGAAAAGGTTTTGATAGAAAACGGTCATGCAAAGACAGCAAAGGCTTATATTCTCTACAGGAAACAGCACCAAGACATGAGAGAGTTCAAAAACTTGTTTTTGGACATTGAAAACACCGTTGACCAGTACATTGGAAAGATGGACTGGAGAGTCAATGAAAACAGTAACATGAGCTATTCACTTCAGGGGCTCAATAACCACATATCAACGGCAGTTATTTCAAAGTACTGGCTAAACAAGATATACCCAAAAGAGGTTGCAGAGGCGCATATAAACGGTGATTTTCATCTTCATGATTTGGGAGTTTTAGGGGTATACTGCTGTGGCTGGGATTTGAGAGACCTTCTTTTAAACGGTTTTACAGGAGTTGAAGGAAAGGTTGCATCAAAGCCGGCAAAACATTTTAGAAGTGCTCTTGGTCAGATTGTAAACTTCTTCTATACACTTCAAGGTGAGGCAGCAGGTGCACAGGCATTTTCTAACTTTGACACATACCTTGCACCTTTTATATACTACGACAAGCTCACATACACTGATGTAAAACAGGCTCTGCAAGAGTTTGTGTTCAATACAAATGTGCCAACAAGGGTAGGTTTCCAAAGTCCGTTTACAAATATTACACTGGATTTAGTTCCACCTTCTACTTTAAAGGACGAGCCTGTTATTATTGGCGGACAGATTATGGACAGGACCTACAAAGAATTTCAGCGCGAGATGGATATGTTCAACATGGCATTTGCTGAGGTCATGATGGAAGGGGACGCAAAAGGGAGAATTTTCTCATTCCCAATTCCCACATACAACATCACAAAAGACTTCGACTGGGACAGTCCGGTTGTAAACAAGATAATGGAGATGACAGCAAAGTATGGGCTACCTTATTTCAGCAATTTTGTAAATTCAGATATGAAACCTGAAGATGCCAGAAGTATGTGTTGCAGGTTAAGATTGGATAACCGTGAACTCAGAAAACGTGGAGGGGGACTTTTTGGCGCAAATCCGCTGACTGGTTCAATTGGTGTTGTGACAATTAACCTGCCAAGAATAGGGTATTTGTCAAAGTCTGAAGATGAGTATTTTGAAAGATTAGCAAGACTTATGGACATTGCAAAGACAAGCCTTGAAATAAAAAGAGAGGTATTAGAAGATCTTACCAAGAAAGGTTTGTATCCATATTCAAGATTTTACCTGCGCGACATCTATGCACGTTATGGTGAGTATTGGAAGAACCACTTTAATACAATTGGAATTGTTGGTATGCACGAAAGCCTGCTCAACTTTATGGGTGTTGGAATTGATACAAAAGAGGGAAGAAAGTTTGCTATAAAAGTGCTTGACTTTATGAGAGAAAGAATAAGAAAGTACCAAGAAGAGACAGGTATTCTTTACAATCTTGAGGCAACACCTGCAGAAGGAACATCATACAGGCTTGCAAGAAAAGACAAGCAGATGTTCCCGGACATAATTACATCAGGCAAGGACGAGCCATTTTACACAAACTCAACCCAGCTTCCTGTTGACTATACAGATGACATATTCACAGCTTTGGACCATCAAGAAGAGCTTCAGATTCGCTACACAGGCGGAACTGTTTTGCACGGGTTTGTTGGTGAAAAGATTGATGATATTCAAGTTTGCAAAGAGATAGTCAAAAAGATTGCATATAACTATAGAATTCCATACTATACAATAACACCGACATTCTCTGTATGCCCAGACCATGGATATGTTGCAGGTGAACACTTTAGCTGTCCGACATGCGGCAAAGAGTGTGAGGTTTACTCAAGAGTTGTTGGCTACTACAGACCCGTTCAGTGCTGGAACAAAGGCAAGCAAGAGGAGTTTAAGTTCAGAAAAGAGTATAAGATTGCTGTGAGAAGGTAA
- a CDS encoding LL-diaminopimelate aminotransferase, with protein MESFIQNMFADRIGGSKFGKETVLYKFEKIKRAKAKAKELHPDMQLIDMGVGEPDEKADMGIIGTLAYEAGKDENRGYADNGIYEFKVAAAKYLERVYGVKGINPDTEVNHAIGSKSALALLPYAFINPGDVTIMTVPGYPVLGTITKWLGGEVYNVPLLKENNFLPDLSSIPADIRKRAKLMYLNYPNNPCGAVATKEFFEEVVKFAMENNIIVVHDAAYAALVFDGYKPLSFLSVEGAKEVGVEIHSLSKAYNMTGWRLAFVAGNELVVKAFAAVKDNNDSGQFKAIQKAGIYALEHPEITEKINEKYSRRHDLLVKTLRELGFDAQKPKGSFYLYVEIPKGIKNGRRFETAEEFSEYLITEKCISTVPWDDAGHFVRFSVTFEAKTPEDEIRVMDELKRRLSDVEFEF; from the coding sequence GTGGAAAGCTTTATTCAGAACATGTTTGCAGACAGAATTGGCGGAAGCAAATTTGGTAAAGAAACAGTACTTTACAAGTTTGAAAAAATTAAAAGGGCAAAGGCAAAAGCAAAAGAGCTTCACCCTGACATGCAGCTTATTGATATGGGTGTCGGTGAACCTGATGAAAAAGCTGATATGGGTATAATTGGAACGCTTGCCTATGAGGCAGGAAAAGATGAAAACAGAGGATATGCTGACAATGGAATTTATGAATTTAAAGTAGCAGCTGCCAAATACTTAGAAAGAGTGTACGGCGTCAAGGGTATTAACCCTGATACAGAGGTAAACCACGCGATTGGTTCAAAGTCAGCCTTAGCACTTTTGCCCTATGCATTTATAAACCCTGGTGATGTAACAATAATGACTGTGCCAGGCTACCCTGTTTTAGGAACAATCACAAAATGGCTTGGTGGCGAAGTGTATAACGTACCTCTTTTGAAAGAGAATAATTTCCTGCCAGATTTGTCATCAATCCCGGCTGATATAAGAAAAAGGGCAAAACTTATGTATTTGAACTATCCTAACAATCCATGCGGTGCTGTTGCAACAAAAGAGTTTTTTGAAGAGGTGGTAAAATTCGCAATGGAAAACAACATAATAGTTGTGCACGATGCAGCATATGCAGCTTTGGTGTTTGACGGTTACAAGCCACTATCCTTCTTGTCGGTTGAAGGGGCAAAAGAAGTTGGTGTTGAGATTCATTCTCTATCTAAAGCGTACAATATGACCGGGTGGCGACTTGCATTTGTTGCAGGAAATGAGCTTGTTGTAAAGGCATTCGCAGCTGTCAAAGACAACAACGATTCTGGTCAATTCAAGGCTATACAAAAAGCAGGAATTTATGCACTTGAGCATCCTGAGATTACTGAGAAAATCAATGAAAAATATTCACGCCGTCATGACCTTCTTGTAAAAACATTGAGAGAACTTGGTTTTGATGCTCAAAAGCCAAAGGGGTCTTTCTATTTGTACGTTGAGATTCCAAAGGGCATTAAAAATGGCCGAAGGTTTGAGACAGCTGAAGAGTTTTCGGAATACTTAATCACAGAAAAGTGCATCTCAACAGTTCCATGGGATGACGCAGGACATTTTGTGAGGTTCTCTGTCACATTTGAAGCAAAGACACCTGAGGACGAAATAAGAGTTATGGATGAACTCAAAAGAAGACTTTCTGATGTGGAATTTGAATTTTAG